The Planococcus liqunii genome includes a region encoding these proteins:
- a CDS encoding alpha/beta hydrolase, translating to MNMQKETIKGYKNLNIPYSLITHEEQSNKLAIFLPGAGYTTQKPLFHYSEEILLKKGFDVLNVNYRYNDADYDSFDMDELSTAIKVDVQIVIDEVLKNGVYKEFYLVAKSLGTIALCTELERAAFKDAKVVWLTPLIHRDDVLDKMVRSTNKGLSFIGDNDYCYSEERYKLLAENPHLVSRLIPNVDHSMEYKGDPFKSIDALKTIMEEINQF from the coding sequence ATGAACATGCAAAAAGAAACAATCAAAGGCTACAAAAATTTAAATATTCCATATTCACTTATCACACATGAAGAACAATCAAATAAACTGGCTATATTCCTGCCCGGCGCTGGATATACGACACAAAAACCCTTGTTCCATTACTCAGAAGAAATCCTATTGAAAAAAGGTTTTGATGTCTTGAATGTGAACTACCGATACAACGATGCGGATTATGACAGCTTTGATATGGATGAACTGAGTACGGCAATCAAAGTGGATGTGCAAATTGTAATCGATGAAGTGTTGAAGAATGGGGTTTATAAGGAATTTTATTTGGTTGCAAAATCACTGGGAACGATTGCGTTGTGCACCGAACTGGAAAGAGCTGCTTTTAAAGATGCTAAAGTGGTTTGGCTGACGCCATTAATCCACCGGGATGATGTATTGGATAAAATGGTCCGGAGCACCAATAAAGGATTATCTTTCATCGGCGACAACGATTATTGCTATTCAGAGGAACGATACAAATTATTGGCGGAAAACCCGCATCTGGTTTCCCGGCTCATTCCCAATGTGGACCACAGCATGGAATATAAAGGCGATCCTTTCAAATCGATTGATGCGTTGAAAACGATCATGGAAGAGATCAATCAGTTTTAA